The following coding sequences lie in one Glycine soja cultivar W05 chromosome 16, ASM419377v2, whole genome shotgun sequence genomic window:
- the LOC114389101 gene encoding cytokinin hydroxylase-like: MEFSALALFSILPLLLLLKLTFSWWVSPIINHLKLKRCGFGGPPPSFPLGNIQEMKKKTSVSSSLGSSNLTHDIHSTVFPYFFRWQNSHGKVFIYWLGTEPFLYIADPEFLKKMSTEVLAKRWGKPRVFRHDRDPMFGNGLVMVEGNEWVRHRHVIAPAFSPLNLKAMASMMTESTNQMIDRWIAQINSGNPEIDVEREVVETAGEIIAKTSFGMKGKNAKEVSEKLRALQMTLFKTTRYVGVPFGKCFNVKKTLEAKKLGKEIDKLLLSVITSRMKSIKRQTQEDLLGLLLQGNNHQGDGKLGKTFTTRDLLDECKTFFFAGHETTALAISWTLLLLAINEDWQIQLRDEIREVVGDKELDINVLAGLRKMKWVMNEVLRLYPTAPNVQRQAREDIKVDNLTVPNGTNMWIDVVAMHHDPALWGKDVNDFRPERFMNDVNGGCNHKMGYLPFGFGGRMCVGRNLSFMEYKIVLTLLLSRFSFKVSPGYNHAPSIMLSLRPTYGLHLIVQPL; the protein is encoded by the exons ATGGAGTTCTCAGCACTTGCCCTCTTTTCtattttacctcttcttttGCTCTTGAAACTAACGTTTTCTTGGTGGGTTTCACCAATCATAAACCATCTTAAGCTTAAAAGATGTGGATTTGGAGGGCCACCCCCAAGCTTTCCTCTTGGAAACATTCaagagatgaaaaagaaaactagCGTTAGTTCTTCATTGGGGTCCTCTAATCTCACCCATGATATACACTCCACTGTGTTCCCCTATTTTTTTCGGTGGCAAAACTCTCACG gAAAGGTGTTTATCTATTGGCTTGGTACAGAACCGTTTTTGTACATTGCAGATCCAGAATTCTTGAAAAAAATGTCCACAGAGGTCTTGGCCAAGAGATGGGGAAAACCTAGAGTGTTTAGACATGACAGAGATCCTATGTTTGGAAATGGTTTGGTTATGGTTGAAGGCAATGAATGGGTTCGTCACCGACATGTTATAGCACCAGCATTTTCTCCTCTTAATTTGAAG GCAATGGCAAGCATGATGACTGAGTCTACAAATCAGATGATAGATAGGTGGATTGCACAAATCAACTCCGGAAACCCCGAAATCGATGTGGAAAGAGAGGTTGTAGAAACGGCCGGAGAAATTATTGCAAAAACAAGCTTTGGCATGAAGGGGAAAAATGCAAAGGAAGTGTCTGAAAAACTACGTGCCCTACAAATGACACTTTTCAAGACAACAAGATATGTGGGTGTTCCATTTGGCAAGTGTTTCAACGTCAAGAAAACCCTAGAGGCCAAGAAGCTTGGCAAAGAGATTGACAAGCTCTTGTTATCCGTCATAACATCTCGTATGAAATCAATCAAAAGACAAACTCAAGAAGACTTGTTGGGATTGTTGTTGCAAGGAAACAATCATCAAGGTGATGGCAAGTTAGGGAAGACATTCACCACTAGAGACTTGTTGGATGAGTGCAAGACTTTCTTCTTTGCTGGCCATGAAACAACGGCATTGGCTATCTCATGGACTTTGTTGCTTCTAGCTATAAATGAAGATTGGCAAATCCAGTTAAGAGATGAGATAAGAGAAGTGGTCGGTGATAAAGAACTTGATATCAACGTGCTTGCGGGGCTTAGAAAG ATGAAGTGGGTGATGAATGAAGTTCTAAGACTCTACCCAACGGCACCAAATGTGCAAAGGCAAGCAAGGGAAGACATTAAAGTTGATAACTTAACAGTGCCTAATGGGACCAACATGTGGATCGATGTTGTGGCGATGCACCATGACCCGGCATTGTGGGGAAAAGATGTCAACGACTTTAGACCAGAGAGATTCATGAATGACGTCAATGGTGGATGTAACCACAAAATGGGGTACTTGCCTTTTGGTTTTGGAGGGAGAATGTGTGTTGGTAGGAACTTGAGCTTTATGGAGTATAAGATAGTGTTAACCCTACTCCTGTCTAGATTTAGTTTCAAAGTTTCACCAGGTTATAACCATGCACCCTCTATCATGCTCTCCCTTAGGCCCACCTATGGACTTCATCTCATAGTTCAGCCACTTTAG